The following proteins are encoded in a genomic region of Thioclava nitratireducens:
- a CDS encoding ferredoxin: MSETPPVTFPAIEPLAEALAPHRLFVSGLLHEGSETIALISPDEPGFWAHVTAQPEFAEDVLDPLDRWSARVIGAIARQFEARALFPFTGPPWQPFVSWALKSGQSFASPVHLMCHMHMGLWASVRGALALPGLLPLPAAAANPCLGCPAPCATACPVDALTADGYDTASCHAHLDRPEGATCRDLGCLARRACPAGESYGRLPQQSAWHMRQFHP, from the coding sequence GTGAGTGAGACGCCGCCGGTGACTTTTCCGGCGATCGAGCCGCTCGCGGAGGCGCTCGCCCCGCATCGGCTGTTCGTATCGGGGCTGCTGCATGAGGGCAGCGAGACGATCGCGCTGATCTCCCCCGACGAGCCGGGGTTTTGGGCGCATGTCACCGCTCAGCCGGAATTCGCCGAGGACGTTCTCGATCCTCTGGATCGCTGGTCGGCACGGGTGATCGGCGCCATCGCACGGCAATTTGAAGCCCGCGCGCTTTTCCCCTTCACCGGTCCGCCCTGGCAGCCATTCGTAAGCTGGGCCTTGAAAAGCGGACAGAGCTTCGCCTCGCCGGTCCACCTGATGTGCCATATGCATATGGGCCTCTGGGCCTCGGTACGGGGCGCACTGGCCCTGCCCGGCTTGCTTCCGCTGCCCGCAGCCGCAGCCAATCCCTGCCTCGGTTGCCCCGCGCCCTGCGCCACCGCCTGCCCGGTCGACGCGCTCACGGCGGACGGTTACGACACGGCAAGCTGTCACGCGCATCTCGACCGCCCCGAGGGTGCGACCTGTCGCGATCTCGGCTGCCTTGCAAGACGCGCTTGCCCGGCAGGTGAAAGCTATGGCAGGCTGCCCCAGCAATCCGCATGGCATATGAGGCAGTTTCACCCATGA
- the argB gene encoding acetylglutamate kinase: MDRDWIATARTLSEALPYLQRYSGAVVVVKFGGNAMGDEEAMADFARDIVLMRQVGIFPVVVHGGGPMINEMLGKLGIESQWVRGKRVTDKATVEVVEMILSGLVNKRIVQAINDQGGRAVGISGKDDDLMVCEADDPELGFVGRPVEMNVQVIRDLYNAGMIPVIAPVATGMADNETFNVNGDTAAGAIAGALRADRLLLLTDVAGVKNKAGEVVTQLTPEDVTAMIADGTIAGGMIPKVETALKAVEEGVRAVVIVDGRVANACLLELFTEHGAGSMIRSTEPRVKPRGE; encoded by the coding sequence ATGGATCGTGACTGGATTGCCACCGCCCGCACCCTCTCCGAAGCCCTGCCCTACCTGCAACGCTATTCCGGCGCCGTGGTCGTGGTGAAATTCGGCGGAAACGCGATGGGCGACGAAGAGGCGATGGCCGATTTCGCCCGCGATATCGTGCTGATGCGCCAGGTCGGTATCTTCCCGGTCGTGGTGCATGGCGGCGGGCCGATGATCAACGAGATGCTGGGCAAGCTCGGCATCGAGAGCCAGTGGGTCCGCGGCAAGCGCGTCACCGACAAGGCGACCGTCGAGGTGGTCGAGATGATCCTCTCGGGCCTCGTCAACAAGCGCATCGTGCAGGCGATCAACGATCAGGGCGGTCGTGCGGTCGGTATCTCGGGCAAGGACGACGACCTGATGGTCTGCGAGGCGGACGACCCGGAACTCGGTTTCGTCGGTCGTCCGGTCGAGATGAACGTGCAGGTGATCCGCGACCTCTACAACGCGGGAATGATCCCGGTGATCGCCCCGGTCGCGACCGGTATGGCGGATAACGAGACATTCAATGTCAATGGCGACACTGCGGCTGGCGCCATCGCGGGCGCGTTGCGCGCCGATCGCCTGCTCCTGCTGACCGACGTAGCGGGCGTCAAGAACAAGGCGGGCGAAGTGGTGACGCAGCTGACGCCGGAAGACGTCACAGCGATGATCGCCGATGGCACCATCGCGGGCGGCATGATCCCCAAGGTCGAGACCGCGCTGAAAGCGGTCGAAGAGGGCGTGCGCGCGGTTGTCATCGTCGACGGGCGCGTGGCCAATGCCTGCCTGCTGGAACTGTTCACCGAACATGGGGCGGGCTCGATGATCCGCTCGACCGAGCCGCGCGTGAAACCGCGCGGTGAGTGA
- a CDS encoding SDR family NAD(P)-dependent oxidoreductase: protein MDDRKVMLLTGASRGIGHATVKRFAAEGWRVITCSRQPFPEQCPWGGGREDHIQVDLSKPDEVIDAIADIRSRIDGRLHALVNNAGISPKGPEGERLNTLDTDLRTWGQVFHVNFFASIVLARGLVEELSAAQGAVVNVTSIAGLRVHPFAGAAYSTSKAALKALTREMAHDFGPLGVRVNAIAPGEIETSILSPGTEKIVENLPLRRLGQPSEVADVIWFLCSDASSYVTGTEIEVNAGQHV, encoded by the coding sequence ATGGACGATCGCAAAGTAATGCTGCTGACAGGGGCGAGCCGCGGGATCGGCCACGCCACGGTGAAACGTTTCGCAGCCGAGGGGTGGCGCGTGATTACCTGTTCGCGCCAACCGTTTCCCGAGCAATGCCCGTGGGGCGGCGGCCGCGAAGACCACATTCAGGTCGATCTCTCGAAGCCCGACGAGGTGATCGACGCGATCGCAGATATTCGCAGCCGGATCGACGGGCGGCTGCATGCCTTGGTGAACAATGCCGGGATTTCGCCCAAAGGGCCCGAGGGCGAGCGGCTCAATACGCTCGACACCGATCTGCGTACCTGGGGGCAGGTGTTCCACGTCAATTTCTTCGCCTCCATCGTGCTTGCGCGCGGGTTGGTCGAGGAACTGTCGGCGGCGCAGGGGGCTGTGGTCAACGTGACCTCCATCGCCGGGCTGCGGGTGCATCCTTTCGCGGGGGCGGCCTATTCCACGTCGAAGGCGGCACTGAAGGCGCTGACGCGCGAAATGGCGCATGATTTCGGGCCGCTCGGCGTGCGCGTGAACGCGATCGCGCCGGGCGAGATCGAAACCTCGATCCTCAGCCCCGGCACCGAGAAGATCGTCGAGAACCTGCCGTTGCGAAGGCTCGGCCAACCGTCGGAAGTGGCGGATGTGATCTGGTTCCTGTGCTCGGATGCGTCGAGCTACGTCACCGGCACCGAGATCGAGGTGAACGCGGGCCAGCACGTCTGA
- the plsY gene encoding glycerol-3-phosphate 1-O-acyltransferase PlsY has product MPGIENGSAWLGLVAALGYLLGSVPFGLVITKLFKLGDLRKIGSGNIGATNVLRTGSKSAALATLLLDSGKGAIAVLIARYVLGETAAQVAGAAAFIGHIYPVWLRFQGGKGVATFLGTMIALAWPVGLATCAVWLVTAVVTRISSLAALVSAAATVPLAYFLGYRELMMLAAGLSVLIFWRHRTNIARLAMGTEPKIGKKT; this is encoded by the coding sequence ATGCCGGGAATTGAGAACGGGTCCGCATGGCTCGGGCTGGTGGCTGCACTGGGCTACCTGCTCGGATCCGTGCCCTTTGGGCTCGTTATCACCAAGCTTTTCAAACTGGGCGACCTGCGCAAGATCGGCTCCGGGAATATCGGCGCGACGAACGTCCTGCGCACCGGAAGCAAGAGCGCGGCGCTCGCGACCCTGCTCCTCGACAGCGGCAAAGGCGCGATCGCGGTTCTCATCGCGCGCTATGTGCTGGGAGAAACAGCCGCACAGGTGGCGGGCGCTGCGGCCTTCATCGGTCATATCTACCCGGTCTGGCTGCGCTTTCAGGGCGGCAAAGGGGTCGCGACCTTCCTCGGCACGATGATCGCGCTGGCCTGGCCTGTGGGTCTCGCGACCTGCGCCGTCTGGCTGGTGACCGCGGTGGTAACGCGGATTTCCTCGCTCGCAGCACTTGTTTCGGCGGCGGCGACGGTACCGTTGGCCTATTTCCTCGGCTATCGCGAATTGATGATGCTGGCGGCGGGCCTGTCGGTGCTGATCTTCTGGCGCCACCGCACCAATATCGCACGCCTTGCAATGGGCACGGAGCCGAAGATCGGCAAGAAGACCTGA
- the pyrC gene encoding dihydroorotase, with translation MTLFLENARLIDPEALTETTGNVVIDGDRIAAIGDMSAPADAEVIDCRGKCLAPGIVDLGVKIGEPGERHMESFRTAALAAAAGGVTTIIARPDTQPAIDNPETLEFVTRRAADAPVRILHMAALTKGRDGQEMTEIGFLKDAGAVAFTDVTRVSDQTKVLQRAFTYAAHLGALVIGHPQEPVLSKGAAVTSGKFASLRGLPGVSPMAERMGLDRDLALVEMTGLAYHADQITTAKALPALSRAKAAGLDVTAGVSIHHLTLNALDVGDYRTFFKLTPPLRDEEDRLAVIEAVADGTIDVICSLHTPADEESKRLPFEEAASGAVGLETILPAAMRLYHAGQLTLPQLFRAMSLNPAKRLGLPQGRLSEGAPADLVLFDPDAPFVLDRFKLRSKSKNTPFDTARMEGKTLATFVAGVQVYNNNNDS, from the coding sequence ATGACCCTTTTCCTCGAAAACGCCCGCCTGATCGACCCCGAGGCACTGACCGAAACTACCGGAAACGTGGTGATCGACGGCGACCGGATCGCGGCGATCGGCGACATGTCCGCGCCCGCCGATGCCGAGGTGATCGATTGCCGCGGCAAATGCCTCGCGCCGGGGATCGTCGATCTGGGTGTGAAGATCGGTGAGCCGGGCGAGCGCCACATGGAAAGCTTCCGCACGGCGGCGCTGGCCGCCGCAGCCGGGGGCGTGACCACCATCATCGCCCGTCCCGACACGCAGCCCGCCATCGACAATCCCGAGACGCTGGAATTCGTCACACGCCGTGCAGCGGATGCGCCGGTGCGTATCCTCCATATGGCGGCGCTGACCAAGGGCCGCGACGGGCAGGAAATGACCGAGATCGGCTTTCTGAAAGATGCCGGCGCGGTGGCTTTCACAGATGTCACGCGCGTCTCGGATCAGACCAAGGTGCTGCAACGCGCCTTCACCTATGCGGCCCATCTGGGGGCTCTGGTGATCGGCCATCCGCAGGAACCGGTCCTGTCGAAAGGAGCGGCCGTCACCTCGGGCAAATTCGCCTCACTGCGCGGTCTTCCCGGCGTGTCCCCGATGGCCGAGCGGATGGGGCTCGACCGCGATCTGGCGCTGGTGGAGATGACGGGCCTCGCCTATCACGCCGACCAGATCACCACCGCGAAGGCCCTGCCCGCGCTGAGCCGTGCGAAGGCGGCGGGGCTTGATGTCACCGCCGGGGTCTCGATCCACCACCTGACGCTGAACGCGCTCGACGTGGGCGATTACCGAACCTTTTTCAAACTGACGCCGCCGCTGCGCGACGAGGAAGACCGGCTCGCGGTGATCGAGGCGGTGGCGGACGGAACGATCGACGTGATCTGCTCGCTCCACACGCCCGCCGACGAGGAATCCAAGCGCCTGCCCTTCGAGGAAGCGGCCTCTGGCGCGGTCGGGCTAGAGACGATCCTGCCTGCTGCGATGCGCCTGTATCATGCCGGTCAGCTGACCCTGCCGCAGCTGTTCCGGGCGATGTCGCTGAACCCGGCAAAGCGGCTCGGACTGCCGCAGGGGCGGCTTTCCGAGGGAGCTCCGGCAGACCTCGTGCTCTTCGATCCGGACGCGCCGTTCGTGCTCGACAGGTTTAAATTGCGCTCAAAATCGAAGAATACCCCCTTCGATACCGCTCGAATGGAAGGCAAAACGCTTGCCACATTCGTCGCAGGGGTGCAGGTTTATAACAACAATAACGACTCATAA
- a CDS encoding aspartate carbamoyltransferase catalytic subunit: MAFRPRHLLGIEHLSPEDILTVLDLAEQYVDLNRRTVKKTDALAGMTAINMFFENSTRTQSSFELAGKRLGADVMNMSMQTSSVKKGETLIDTALTLNAMHPDLLVVRHGSSGAVDLLAQKVECAVINAGDGKHEHPTQALLDALTIRREKGRIKRLTVAICGDVAHSRVARSNLILLGKMENRVRLVAPPTLMPSGVGEFGCEVYHDMREGLRDADVVMMLRLQKERMDGGFIPSEREYFHRYGLDAEKLAYAKEDAIVMHPGPMNRGVEIDGTIADDINRSVIQEQVEMGVAVRMAVMDLLARNLRAERGRALTEGTYV; encoded by the coding sequence ATGGCTTTTCGCCCAAGGCACCTGCTGGGGATCGAACATCTGAGCCCCGAGGATATCCTCACCGTTCTCGACCTCGCCGAACAATATGTGGATCTGAACCGTCGCACGGTGAAAAAGACCGACGCGTTGGCCGGGATGACCGCGATCAACATGTTCTTCGAGAATTCGACGCGGACCCAATCGAGTTTCGAGCTTGCGGGCAAGCGGCTCGGAGCGGACGTGATGAACATGTCGATGCAGACCTCTTCGGTGAAGAAGGGCGAAACCCTGATCGACACCGCGCTGACGCTGAACGCGATGCATCCCGATCTGCTGGTGGTGCGGCACGGCTCGTCCGGCGCGGTCGATCTGTTGGCGCAGAAGGTCGAATGCGCGGTGATCAATGCGGGCGACGGCAAGCATGAACACCCCACGCAGGCACTTCTGGATGCGCTGACGATCCGGCGCGAGAAGGGCCGGATCAAGCGCCTCACGGTCGCGATCTGCGGCGATGTCGCCCATAGCCGGGTGGCGCGCTCCAACCTGATCCTCCTGGGCAAGATGGAGAACCGCGTACGCCTCGTGGCGCCGCCGACGCTGATGCCCTCGGGCGTGGGCGAATTCGGCTGCGAAGTCTATCACGACATGCGCGAAGGCCTGCGCGACGCCGATGTGGTGATGATGCTGCGGCTTCAGAAAGAGCGGATGGATGGTGGCTTCATCCCGTCGGAGCGCGAATATTTCCACCGCTACGGGCTGGATGCCGAGAAGCTCGCCTATGCCAAGGAAGACGCGATCGTCATGCATCCGGGCCCGATGAACCGCGGCGTGGAGATCGACGGCACCATCGCCGACGACATCAACCGCTCGGTCATTCAGGAACAGGTCGAGATGGGCGTGGCGGTGCGCATGGCGGTGATGGATCTCTTGGCGCGCAACCTGCGGGCAGAGCGCGGGCGCGCTTTGACGGAGGGTACCTATGTCTGA
- a CDS encoding uracil-DNA glycosylase, whose product METQPTPEIDYHAALAALEWQLEMGVDTVIGDTPVDCYALPDKSAQAKAKAPEAAPVADRDLPPVAQMAKIEGPDPVVVARDAAGKAETLEGLRAAIDAYEMCDLKLGARNTVFADGKPAARVMIIGEAPGREEDQKGLPFVGRAGQLLDKMFGAIGLSRQSPDAEAALYITNVLPWRPPGNRDPAPAEIAQMLPFLARHVDLADPDLIVLMGNASCAAALGKRGILRLRGTWAEAFGRPALPMTHPAYLLRNPAAKREAWADLLQIRARLDQA is encoded by the coding sequence ATGGAGACTCAGCCGACCCCGGAAATCGACTATCACGCAGCTCTGGCCGCCCTCGAATGGCAGCTGGAAATGGGCGTCGACACCGTCATCGGTGACACGCCGGTCGACTGCTATGCGCTGCCCGATAAATCCGCGCAGGCCAAGGCGAAGGCGCCCGAGGCTGCGCCCGTGGCGGACCGGGATTTGCCGCCGGTGGCGCAGATGGCAAAGATCGAGGGCCCCGATCCGGTCGTGGTCGCGCGTGATGCAGCGGGCAAGGCCGAGACGCTCGAAGGTCTGCGGGCCGCAATCGACGCCTATGAGATGTGTGATCTGAAGCTCGGCGCGCGCAATACGGTCTTTGCCGATGGCAAACCTGCCGCGCGGGTGATGATCATCGGCGAGGCGCCGGGGCGCGAAGAGGATCAGAAGGGTCTGCCTTTCGTGGGACGCGCCGGTCAACTGCTCGACAAAATGTTCGGCGCGATCGGTCTCTCGCGGCAATCGCCCGATGCCGAGGCGGCGCTCTACATCACCAATGTCCTGCCTTGGCGTCCGCCGGGCAATCGCGACCCCGCGCCTGCCGAGATCGCGCAGATGCTGCCATTCCTCGCCCGCCATGTCGATCTGGCCGATCCTGATCTGATCGTTCTGATGGGCAATGCGTCCTGTGCGGCGGCGCTAGGCAAACGCGGCATTCTGCGGCTGCGGGGCACATGGGCCGAGGCCTTCGGGCGGCCTGCGCTGCCGATGACCCACCCGGCCTACCTGCTGCGCAATCCGGCGGCGAAGCGCGAGGCATGGGCGGATCTGCTGCAAATCCGCGCCCGTCTTGATCAGGCGTAA
- a CDS encoding efflux RND transporter periplasmic adaptor subunit produces MRFLTRSLMGLFLLALTVGLLAMGGFSIFQAMQARNAESGRAPTARERIFAANVIPVTFKTMSPVLTAYGEVRSTRELELRAATAGTIVELAPDFEDGAEVEKGALLVKLDPAEAQAARDSAAATVAEAEAALAQAERALTIARDDVTAAQRQADLRLKALDRQRSLSERGVGSAANLETSELAASAADQAVLNRRSALSTAQAQLDTARTSLTRAKIGLTEADRKLTDTEIRAEFSGRLAEVNAVAGGLVSNNEMLGKLIDPNALEIAFRVSTAQFARLIDARGALRDLPVGVELVAGEETLTAKAELSRVSAAVDDGVTGRLLFARVTDGLGNLRPGDFVTVRLEEPALENVAEIPAAAVDADGTVLVLGPEDRLETADVTVLRRQGDAVIIRAEFAPGTEIVAERTPLLGRGIKLRPMRPSQSQAAAGPETINLDPERRAKLVSFVETNKVMPDTAKQRFLAELKQDEVPVATVEKLESRIGG; encoded by the coding sequence ATGCGCTTTCTCACCCGCTCCCTGATGGGGCTGTTTCTTCTGGCGCTGACCGTCGGCCTGCTGGCGATGGGCGGCTTCTCGATCTTTCAGGCGATGCAGGCCCGCAATGCCGAGAGCGGGCGTGCCCCTACCGCGCGCGAAAGGATTTTTGCTGCCAATGTGATCCCGGTCACCTTCAAGACGATGTCGCCCGTGCTGACCGCCTATGGCGAGGTGCGCTCGACCCGCGAGCTGGAACTGCGCGCCGCGACGGCAGGCACGATCGTCGAGCTTGCCCCCGATTTCGAGGATGGTGCGGAGGTTGAGAAGGGCGCGCTTCTGGTCAAGCTGGACCCGGCGGAGGCGCAGGCGGCGCGCGACAGCGCTGCGGCGACCGTGGCCGAGGCCGAAGCCGCGCTTGCGCAGGCCGAGCGCGCTTTGACCATCGCGAGGGACGACGTGACGGCGGCGCAGCGGCAAGCCGATCTGCGGCTCAAGGCGCTCGACCGGCAGCGCTCGCTCTCGGAGCGGGGCGTCGGCTCTGCTGCCAATCTGGAGACTTCGGAACTGGCGGCCTCGGCGGCCGATCAGGCGGTGTTGAACCGCCGCTCGGCATTGTCGACTGCGCAGGCGCAGCTCGATACCGCGCGCACCTCGCTGACCCGCGCCAAGATCGGCCTGACCGAAGCCGACCGGAAACTGACCGATACCGAGATTCGCGCCGAATTTTCCGGGCGACTGGCCGAGGTGAACGCGGTCGCTGGTGGGCTGGTGTCGAATAACGAGATGCTGGGCAAGCTGATCGACCCCAACGCGCTGGAAATCGCCTTCCGCGTCTCCACCGCGCAGTTTGCGCGCCTGATCGACGCGCGGGGCGCGCTGCGCGATCTGCCCGTGGGGGTGGAGCTGGTCGCGGGCGAGGAGACGCTGACCGCCAAGGCAGAGCTTTCGCGCGTGTCGGCGGCGGTCGATGACGGGGTGACGGGGCGCCTGCTGTTCGCGCGTGTCACCGACGGTCTGGGCAATCTGCGTCCGGGCGATTTCGTGACCGTCCGGCTGGAGGAGCCCGCGCTCGAGAATGTCGCCGAGATTCCCGCCGCGGCGGTCGATGCGGATGGCACGGTTCTCGTGCTCGGCCCGGAAGACCGTCTGGAAACCGCCGATGTCACCGTGCTGCGCCGGCAGGGCGACGCCGTCATCATCCGCGCTGAATTCGCGCCCGGCACCGAGATCGTCGCCGAGCGCACGCCGCTTCTGGGCCGTGGAATCAAGCTGCGTCCGATGCGCCCCAGTCAGTCGCAGGCGGCCGCCGGACCGGAGACGATCAATCTCGATCCCGAGCGCCGCGCCAAGCTGGTAAGCTTCGTCGAAACCAACAAAGTCATGCCCGATACTGCCAAGCAGCGGTTCCTTGCCGAGCTGAAGCAGGACGAAGTGCCCGTCGCCACCGTCGAGAAGCTCGAATCCCGGATCGGAGGCTGA
- a CDS encoding efflux RND transporter permease subunit, which translates to MRSDLDPRELPPARGLIGLFTRHATLANIVLVVMICAGLVALPRMRAQFFPDSVEESITVSVKWDGAGAEEVDRAIVQVLEPSLISVEGVEASDSRASEGSARISLDFEPGWDMSRAVNDVENALASAGDLPEGAEDPEVARGVWRETVTDMVITGPLSPEQLGRLGDEAVVRLYQQGVTRTSLAGIAAPETVVEVPTVSMMAHDVTLTQIIDVISAEANTDPAGEVAGGATRVRTGEERRSAPEIENLVIRTEPDGSQLTVGDVANIRVEGGDRNQAYFVGDNPAVVINVARSAAGDAIAIQRKVEGVIDQMQPTLPAGTSMDLVRTRSDAITQRLDLLVGNGVLGLGLVLVLLFLFLNARTAFWVAMGIPTSMAAALAVMYFTGMTLNMISIFALILTLGIVVDDAIVVGEHADFRARHLGEHPTLAAENGARRMAAPVFASTLTTVIAFAGLTVIGGRMGNMIVDIPYTVIAVLAASLIECFVILPNHMSHALRHTSEGKWYDWPSRQANRGLDWFRRVVMKPLTRLIVIGRYPVIAAAIALLLWQVSFVMSGKVQWRFFNPPEQSTVNGAFSMVEGATRADTEEMMRAMQATVTKVAKEFEDEYGVNPVEYALGQIGGASGRGLASADTKDADLLGSISIEVIDPDYRPYSSFDFVSRLQAETPRMPLVEEISFRRFRSGGAGDGIAVQFSGSETRILKEAAEDLKTQLAQFPEVSAVEDNLAYDKQELILDLTPQGEALGFDIATLSRELRARLNGTEAASFPDGVRSATIRVELPEQELAADFIDRMQLRAPGGEWVPLADIVSVRSQTGFSTIRREDGVRQVSVTGDVSEDDPARANEIMARISDDILPRIAEERGVAYTLTGQAEQERDFLSDAMMGLIMCLIGIYIVLAWIFASWTRPIVVMSVIPFGAVGAIWGHYIWNLPMSMFAVVGGIGMVGIIINDAIVLISTVDEYAERRGMVPAIVDAVSDRLRPVLLTTLTTVLGLAPLLYEQSSSALFLKSTVITLVYGLGFGMVIVLLVVPAVLAVQLDFGRQVQAVRHGVRVVRLRGVLAGVAALMALGFALTLGRAMWEGEALMPAFGGFALIAAMVAMGAGLIAPRLLRGHIRHRPPPEV; encoded by the coding sequence ATGCGCTCCGACCTCGATCCGCGCGAATTGCCGCCCGCCCGCGGGCTGATCGGCCTCTTCACCCGCCACGCGACGCTGGCGAATATCGTGCTGGTCGTGATGATCTGCGCGGGGCTCGTTGCCCTGCCGCGGATGCGCGCGCAGTTCTTCCCGGACTCGGTCGAGGAATCGATCACCGTCTCGGTGAAATGGGACGGCGCTGGCGCGGAGGAGGTCGACCGGGCGATCGTTCAGGTGCTGGAGCCGTCACTGATCTCGGTCGAGGGGGTGGAAGCCTCGGACAGCCGAGCCTCGGAAGGCTCGGCGCGGATCAGTCTCGATTTCGAACCCGGCTGGGACATGTCCCGCGCGGTGAACGATGTCGAGAACGCTTTGGCCTCGGCAGGCGATCTGCCCGAGGGGGCCGAAGACCCGGAAGTCGCACGCGGCGTCTGGCGCGAGACGGTGACCGACATGGTGATCACCGGACCGCTCTCCCCCGAGCAGTTGGGCCGACTGGGCGACGAGGCGGTCGTGCGGCTCTACCAGCAAGGCGTCACGCGCACCTCGCTCGCAGGGATCGCCGCGCCCGAGACGGTGGTCGAAGTGCCGACCGTCTCGATGATGGCCCACGACGTGACGCTGACGCAGATCATCGATGTGATCTCCGCCGAGGCGAATACCGATCCGGCGGGCGAAGTGGCGGGCGGTGCCACGCGGGTACGCACGGGCGAAGAGCGCCGCTCCGCCCCCGAAATCGAGAACCTCGTGATCCGCACCGAACCGGACGGTTCGCAGCTGACCGTGGGCGACGTCGCAAACATCCGGGTCGAGGGCGGGGACCGCAATCAGGCCTATTTCGTCGGCGACAATCCGGCGGTGGTGATCAATGTCGCGCGCTCTGCGGCTGGCGATGCGATCGCGATCCAGCGCAAGGTCGAAGGCGTGATCGACCAGATGCAGCCGACGCTGCCGGCGGGCACCTCGATGGATCTGGTGCGCACGCGCTCCGACGCGATCACGCAGCGCCTCGATCTGCTGGTGGGCAACGGGGTACTGGGGCTGGGCCTCGTGCTGGTGCTGCTGTTCCTGTTCCTCAATGCGCGCACGGCTTTCTGGGTGGCGATGGGGATCCCGACCTCGATGGCTGCGGCTCTGGCGGTGATGTATTTCACGGGGATGACGCTCAACATGATCTCGATCTTTGCGCTCATCCTGACGCTGGGGATTGTCGTCGACGATGCGATCGTGGTGGGCGAGCATGCCGATTTCCGCGCCCGCCATCTGGGAGAGCATCCCACGCTCGCCGCCGAGAATGGCGCGCGGCGCATGGCCGCCCCGGTCTTCGCCTCGACCTTGACCACGGTGATCGCCTTCGCCGGGCTGACCGTGATCGGCGGGCGCATGGGTAATATGATCGTCGATATTCCCTACACGGTGATCGCGGTGCTTGCTGCCTCGTTGATCGAGTGCTTCGTGATCCTGCCCAACCATATGAGCCACGCGCTGCGGCATACGTCCGAGGGCAAATGGTACGATTGGCCTTCGCGGCAGGCGAACCGCGGCCTCGACTGGTTCCGCCGCGTGGTGATGAAGCCGTTGACCCGGCTGATCGTTATCGGGCGCTACCCGGTGATCGCGGCGGCAATTGCGCTTCTGCTGTGGCAGGTCAGCTTCGTGATGTCGGGCAAGGTACAGTGGCGCTTCTTCAACCCGCCGGAACAATCGACGGTGAACGGCGCCTTCTCGATGGTCGAGGGCGCGACGCGGGCCGACACCGAAGAGATGATGCGCGCGATGCAGGCGACCGTCACCAAGGTCGCGAAGGAGTTCGAGGATGAGTACGGGGTGAACCCGGTCGAATACGCGCTGGGACAGATCGGTGGCGCGTCGGGGCGCGGGTTGGCCTCTGCCGATACCAAGGATGCCGATCTTCTCGGCTCGATCTCCATCGAGGTGATCGACCCCGATTACCGGCCCTATTCCAGCTTCGACTTCGTCTCGCGACTGCAGGCCGAAACGCCGCGCATGCCGCTGGTCGAGGAGATCAGCTTCCGCCGTTTCCGCTCCGGCGGGGCAGGGGACGGTATCGCGGTCCAGTTCTCGGGTAGCGAGACGCGCATCCTGAAGGAGGCCGCCGAAGACCTGAAGACGCAGCTTGCGCAATTCCCTGAAGTCTCGGCGGTGGAGGACAATCTCGCCTATGACAAGCAGGAGTTGATCCTTGATCTCACCCCGCAGGGCGAGGCGCTGGGCTTCGATATCGCGACGCTGAGCCGAGAATTGCGCGCGCGCCTGAACGGCACCGAGGCTGCGAGCTTCCCCGACGGGGTGCGCTCGGCCACGATCCGGGTGGAGCTTCCCGAGCAGGAACTAGCTGCGGATTTCATCGACCGGATGCAGTTGCGCGCACCGGGCGGCGAATGGGTGCCGCTGGCCGATATCGTCTCGGTGCGCAGCCAGACGGGCTTCTCGACGATCCGGCGCGAGGATGGCGTGCGGCAGGTCTCTGTCACCGGCGATGTCTCCGAGGACGACCCGGCGCGGGCCAACGAGATCATGGCGCGGATCAGCGACGACATCCTGCCCCGCATCGCCGAGGAGCGCGGCGTGGCCTATACGCTCACCGGGCAGGCCGAGCAGGAGCGCGACTTCCTGAGCGACGCCATGATGGGCCTGATCATGTGCCTGATCGGCATCTACATCGTGCTGGCGTGGATTTTCGCGAGCTGGACCCGGCCGATCGTGGTGATGTCGGTGATCCCCTTCGGCGCGGTCGGCGCGATCTGGGGCCACTACATCTGGAACCTGCCGATGTCGATGTTCGCCGTTGTAGGCGGAATCGGCATGGTGGGGATCATCATCAACGACGCGATCGTGTTGATCTCAACGGTGGACGAATATGCCGAACGACGCGGCATGGTGCCCGCGATCGTCGACGCGGTCTCGGATCGTCTGCGCCCGGTGCTGCTGACGACGCTGACGACGGTTCTGGGCCTCGCGCCGCTACTTTACGAACAGTCGAGTTCGGCGCTGTTCCTGAAATCCACCGTCATCACGCTGGTCTACGGTCTGGGCTTCGGGATGGTGATCGTGTTGCTGGTCGTGCCCGCGGTGCTGGCGGTGCAGCTCGATTTCGGGCGGCAGGTGCAGGCGGTGCGTCACGGCGTGCGGGTCGTACGGCTGCGCGGCGTTCTGGCCGGGGTTGCGGCGCTGATGGCGTTGGGCTTCGCGCTCACGCTGGGCCGCGCGATGTGGGAGGGGGAGGCGCTGATGCCCGCCTTCGGAGGCTTCGCGCTGATCGCGGCGATGGTGGCGATGGGGGCGGGGCTGATCGCGCCGCGGCTTTTGCGCGGCCATATCCGCCACAGGCCGCCGCCCGAAGTCTGA